The Candidatus Koribacter versatilis Ellin345 genome has a segment encoding these proteins:
- the atpH gene encoding ATP synthase F1 subunit delta, giving the protein MASVTIRYANALADVVLSNRLDVTTAVRDLNNIVSMTIESEDLRKVWENPSIAVAQKRAILDGLVGMVGTPRIIRNFVAVLIDHQRVPLLPRIARQFELELNHRMGFADAEVTSVHELSAQDRQMIEQQIAKVVGKSVRARYKTNATLLGGAIIRVGSTVYDGSIKGQLAKIKEQLSAS; this is encoded by the coding sequence ATGGCATCCGTCACGATCCGATACGCAAATGCTCTGGCAGACGTGGTGCTGAGCAACCGCTTAGATGTAACGACGGCGGTACGCGACCTGAACAACATCGTCAGCATGACGATCGAGAGCGAGGATCTTCGAAAAGTTTGGGAGAACCCTTCGATCGCGGTGGCGCAGAAGCGAGCGATCCTGGATGGTTTGGTTGGGATGGTGGGAACGCCGCGCATTATCCGCAATTTCGTTGCGGTGTTGATTGACCATCAGCGGGTACCGCTGCTGCCGCGAATCGCGCGGCAATTCGAACTGGAATTGAACCATCGTATGGGCTTCGCTGATGCGGAGGTGACGAGCGTTCACGAGTTGAGCGCTCAGGACCGCCAGATGATCGAACAGCAGATCGCAAAGGTGGTTGGGAAGAGTGTGCGCGCGCGCTACAAGACGAACGCAACCCTGCTGGGTGGAGCGATCATTCGCGTGGGCAGCACGGTGTACGACGGCTCCATCAAGGGCCAGTTGGCAAAGATCAAAGAACAACTGAGCGCCAGTTAG
- a CDS encoding ATP synthase F0 subunit B, with the protein MKNSLRKFGLGLIAVAVLALAPVYAQEAQQKPEAQQSAPAAEQPKPAEEQAKPEQHVTNPNAAVGKELSEASHAAEGEEEAGEHMELKHSTMVKTLAKWLGVSVETSYWIAMAFNFAIVFALLGWAMKKNLPGVFKARNESIQRGIAEARAASDDAKRRLADIEARLSKMDGEVAAIRAVTEKESAAEEVRIREAAEADVKRILESAENEIDAATKQARRDLKSLAAGLAIDLATRKLHVDQQTDESLVRSFVAQLGKDGK; encoded by the coding sequence ATGAAAAATTCCCTTCGTAAATTTGGGCTGGGCCTGATTGCAGTCGCGGTGCTGGCGCTTGCGCCGGTGTATGCGCAGGAAGCACAGCAGAAACCGGAAGCTCAGCAGAGCGCGCCTGCGGCCGAGCAACCGAAGCCCGCTGAAGAACAGGCGAAGCCGGAGCAGCACGTTACGAATCCGAATGCAGCGGTAGGTAAAGAGCTGTCGGAAGCGTCGCATGCGGCTGAAGGTGAAGAAGAAGCCGGCGAGCACATGGAGTTGAAGCACTCGACGATGGTGAAGACGCTAGCCAAATGGCTTGGGGTCAGCGTCGAGACGTCGTACTGGATCGCGATGGCGTTTAACTTCGCGATTGTTTTCGCGCTGCTTGGGTGGGCGATGAAGAAGAACTTGCCCGGTGTGTTCAAGGCGCGGAACGAGTCGATTCAACGCGGCATTGCGGAAGCGCGGGCGGCGAGCGACGATGCGAAGCGCCGACTGGCGGACATCGAAGCACGTTTGTCGAAGATGGACGGCGAGGTCGCGGCGATTCGCGCTGTGACAGAGAAAGAGTCGGCAGCGGAAGAGGTTCGGATCCGCGAGGCTGCGGAAGCGGACGTAAAGCGGATCCTCGAGTCGGCTGAGAACGAGATTGATGCGGCGACGAAGCAGGCCCGTCGGGATCTGAAGTCGCTGGCAGCAGGGCTCGCCATAGACCTGGCGACCCGCAAGTTGCACGTAGATCAGCAGACGGACGAGTCGCTGGTGCGCAGTTTCGTAGCGCAACTCGGGAAGGACGGCAAATAG
- a CDS encoding H+-transporting two-sector ATPase subunit B/B': MDLILKQLGDLLLGAIPTVVMLLLLYGLYHVILHKPLQRILAERHTRTEGAVQRARADIAAAEAKTAEYEQKLRDARMTIFKGQEERRKMAEKARAAAMADARTKAEAKVAEAKKGIHAESEAAQVGLRAEADRLANEIVAALLRPLGGAYRPSAGGQS, from the coding sequence ATGGACCTGATTCTTAAACAACTAGGCGATTTACTGCTCGGTGCGATTCCGACGGTCGTGATGCTGCTGTTGTTGTACGGCCTGTATCACGTGATTTTGCACAAGCCGTTGCAGCGAATTTTGGCGGAACGGCACACACGCACGGAAGGTGCGGTGCAGAGGGCGCGGGCTGACATCGCAGCGGCAGAAGCGAAGACGGCGGAGTACGAGCAGAAGCTGCGCGATGCGCGCATGACGATTTTCAAGGGCCAGGAAGAGCGCCGCAAGATGGCCGAGAAGGCGCGTGCGGCGGCAATGGCGGATGCCCGCACAAAAGCTGAGGCGAAGGTTGCTGAAGCGAAGAAGGGCATCCATGCGGAATCGGAAGCGGCGCAGGTTGGATTGCGCGCGGAAGCGGACCGTCTTGCGAACGAGATAGTTGCGGCGCTGCTGCGTCCGCTGGGCGGCGCGTATCGGCCGTCGGCTGGCGGCCAATCATGA
- a CDS encoding M28 family metallopeptidase produces MRKEILLSSLLVAIAAGGQQTGPVAFDGKQWWTYVKVLADDNMEGRNTGSDGEKRAEAYVVEQAKASGLQAAGTNGFYQPVKLVESKLDEAGSSFALVKDGKSESLTLGDDLTLSARLDGGDVEAPLVFVGYGLTIPEKNYDDLAGLDLKGKVAVIFSGSPASIPTELASHAQSAAERWKALKAAGVVGVISIPNPKAMDIPWERIKGNRLQASMRLVELNETADEKLGGYFNPASAQKLFEGSGHSFDEIAALGANREALPHFALKVSVKAKTTIERKEIESANVVAKLVGSDAKLKNEYVVVSAHIDHLGMGEPVNGDRVYNGAMDNGSGSALLLDLARSFKEHPENLKRSVLFVWVTGEEKGLLGSRYFGLHPTVSRRAMVADINTDMFLPIEPMKVITAFGLNETTLGDALKKLAGERNVQVQPDPQPLRNIFIRSDQYSFVRVGVPSIMFMGGSPADPVLEQWLKERYHGRSDDTNQPVDLVAAGEFEAISRALVVDVANASAKPEWKAESFFKRYVAEPDLGK; encoded by the coding sequence ATGCGTAAAGAGATATTGCTCTCTTCTTTATTGGTAGCGATTGCGGCGGGTGGACAGCAGACTGGGCCGGTTGCGTTCGATGGCAAGCAGTGGTGGACATACGTCAAGGTACTTGCGGACGACAACATGGAAGGGCGAAACACCGGCAGCGATGGCGAGAAGCGTGCCGAAGCGTACGTAGTGGAGCAGGCGAAGGCGAGCGGTCTGCAAGCGGCCGGAACGAATGGTTTTTATCAGCCGGTGAAGCTGGTAGAGAGCAAGCTGGATGAGGCGGGTTCAAGCTTTGCACTGGTGAAGGATGGAAAGAGTGAGTCGTTGACGTTGGGCGATGACTTGACTCTAAGTGCGCGGCTGGACGGCGGCGACGTGGAAGCACCGCTGGTGTTCGTGGGATACGGGCTGACGATTCCGGAGAAAAACTACGATGACCTCGCGGGACTCGACCTGAAGGGGAAGGTCGCGGTGATCTTCAGTGGATCGCCGGCTTCGATTCCGACGGAGTTGGCCTCGCATGCGCAGTCTGCCGCCGAACGGTGGAAGGCGTTGAAGGCGGCGGGAGTGGTGGGAGTGATCTCGATCCCGAACCCAAAGGCGATGGATATTCCGTGGGAACGCATTAAGGGGAACCGGCTACAGGCGTCGATGCGGCTGGTGGAACTGAATGAGACGGCGGACGAGAAGCTGGGGGGATATTTCAATCCGGCGTCGGCACAGAAGCTTTTCGAAGGATCAGGACATAGCTTCGACGAAATTGCCGCGCTGGGAGCGAACCGGGAGGCGTTGCCGCATTTCGCGCTCAAGGTTTCGGTGAAGGCCAAGACGACGATCGAACGCAAGGAGATCGAATCGGCAAACGTGGTCGCGAAGCTGGTGGGATCCGACGCAAAGTTGAAGAACGAGTATGTGGTGGTGTCGGCGCATATAGACCACCTGGGAATGGGAGAGCCGGTGAACGGCGATCGCGTATACAACGGCGCGATGGACAATGGCTCAGGCAGTGCACTGCTGCTCGACCTGGCGCGGTCGTTCAAGGAGCATCCGGAGAACCTGAAGCGGTCGGTGCTGTTTGTGTGGGTGACGGGCGAAGAGAAAGGTCTGCTCGGTTCGCGCTATTTCGGACTGCATCCGACGGTATCGCGGCGGGCGATGGTGGCGGACATTAATACAGATATGTTCCTGCCGATTGAGCCGATGAAAGTGATTACAGCGTTCGGATTGAATGAGACAACGCTGGGCGACGCATTGAAGAAGTTGGCGGGCGAGCGGAACGTGCAGGTACAACCCGACCCGCAGCCGCTGCGGAACATTTTTATTCGCAGCGATCAGTACAGCTTCGTGCGAGTGGGAGTGCCTTCGATCATGTTCATGGGGGGAAGTCCGGCCGATCCGGTACTGGAGCAGTGGTTGAAAGAGCGATACCACGGGCGCAGCGATGACACGAACCAGCCGGTGGACTTGGTTGCGGCGGGAGAGTTCGAGGCGATATCGCGGGCGCTGGTGGTGGATGTGGCGAATGCGAGCGCAAAGCCGGAGTGGAAGGCGGAGAGCTTCTTTAAGAGATATGTGGCGGAGCCGGATTTGGGTAAGTAG
- a CDS encoding YeiH family protein, translating to MSKILFFALLLFSATPWASPPIALLCGLIFAFLCKHPFADQSKAVTRYLLQISVVGLGFGMNLQQVIRAGRSGFLYTALGITFAMLCGWALGKLLQVEPRHAFLISTGTAICGGSAIAAVGPVANATDDEMSVSLGTIFILNSIALLIFPTIGTRLHMTQNQFGLWAALAIHDTSSVVGASAKYGAIALAIGTTVKLARALWIVPMTLATSYVVRRQTHSSGQPVKIAWPWFILFFCLAAVANTYLPRGATLYHWLNYAAKLGLDATLFLIGASLAPASLKRVGVRPLLHGILLWLIVGSLSLLAIRSGWISI from the coding sequence ATGTCCAAAATCCTCTTCTTCGCGCTTCTTCTTTTCTCCGCGACGCCCTGGGCATCTCCTCCGATCGCTCTCCTCTGCGGCCTCATCTTCGCCTTCCTCTGCAAGCACCCCTTCGCCGACCAATCCAAGGCCGTCACCCGCTACCTCCTCCAAATCTCCGTCGTAGGCCTCGGCTTCGGCATGAACCTCCAACAGGTCATACGCGCCGGACGCAGCGGCTTCCTCTACACCGCTCTCGGCATCACCTTCGCCATGCTCTGCGGATGGGCCCTCGGCAAACTTCTCCAAGTTGAACCGCGTCACGCCTTTTTGATCTCGACCGGCACTGCCATCTGCGGCGGCAGCGCCATCGCCGCCGTCGGCCCCGTTGCCAACGCCACCGACGACGAAATGTCCGTCTCGCTCGGCACCATCTTTATTCTGAATTCCATCGCTCTGTTGATCTTCCCCACGATCGGCACCCGGCTTCACATGACCCAAAATCAGTTCGGACTCTGGGCCGCCCTCGCCATCCACGACACCAGCTCCGTCGTCGGCGCCTCCGCCAAATACGGCGCCATCGCGCTCGCCATCGGCACCACGGTCAAACTCGCGCGCGCGTTATGGATCGTCCCCATGACTCTCGCCACGAGCTACGTCGTGCGCCGCCAAACTCACTCTTCCGGCCAGCCCGTAAAGATCGCATGGCCGTGGTTCATCCTCTTCTTCTGCCTCGCCGCTGTCGCCAACACCTACCTCCCGCGCGGCGCCACGCTCTACCACTGGCTCAACTACGCCGCCAAACTCGGCCTAGACGCCACCCTGTTTCTGATCGGCGCCAGCCTCGCCCCCGCTTCCCTAAAACGCGTAGGCGTCCGTCCGCTCCTCCATGGAATCCTCCTCTGGCTAATCGTCGGAAGCCTAAGCCTCCTGGCGATCCGCTCCGGATGGATCTCAATCTGA
- the hflX gene encoding GTPase HflX, which produces MEFTSRRFKNGPSDRKSEAASPIPPSAKIARSAASSAPVADAHSEVPPEDVLDELRELTLSAGAGVVGEMLQRRDRPDSATLIGSGKLEELQGAVAASDADLVIFDHDLSPSQQRNIERALEARVIDRTQLILDIFAKHARTAEGQLQVELAQLQYLLPRLGGRGIEMSQLGGGIGTRGPGETQLETDRRKINRRIRHVQKQLEDVRRIRRQQRARRENVPVAVVALVGYTNAGKSTLFNALTKAGVYASSKMFATLDPTLRGVMLPSKRQVLLSDTVGFIRNLPTTLVSAFRATLEEVQRAALLLHVADATSPVALEQQRQVEDVLGELEVQDKPQIHVMNKIDLLATSKRAALINSGKVVHVSAKSGLGMEALLHAIDEAITEDPVKTARLKIPQADGKALSLVEAKARVKKRSYRGSNVHLEVEAPESVLRKLGEYVV; this is translated from the coding sequence GTGGAATTCACGAGCCGGCGGTTCAAGAATGGACCGTCGGATCGCAAATCTGAAGCAGCCTCACCGATTCCTCCCTCGGCGAAGATCGCGCGGAGCGCTGCGTCGTCAGCGCCGGTGGCCGACGCTCATTCTGAAGTTCCTCCTGAAGATGTTCTCGATGAACTGCGCGAGCTAACGCTGAGCGCGGGCGCCGGTGTGGTCGGCGAAATGTTGCAGCGGCGCGACCGGCCGGACTCCGCAACGCTGATTGGCAGCGGCAAACTGGAAGAGTTACAGGGTGCCGTGGCTGCGTCGGATGCGGACCTGGTGATCTTCGATCACGATCTGTCGCCATCGCAGCAGAGAAATATTGAGCGCGCGCTCGAGGCGCGGGTCATCGATCGCACGCAGTTGATCCTCGACATTTTTGCGAAGCACGCGCGGACGGCAGAAGGACAACTGCAGGTCGAGCTGGCGCAGTTGCAATACCTGCTGCCGAGGCTGGGCGGGCGCGGTATCGAGATGTCGCAGCTGGGTGGCGGCATTGGCACGAGAGGCCCGGGTGAGACGCAGTTGGAAACCGATCGCCGGAAGATCAATCGGCGGATTCGTCATGTGCAGAAGCAGCTGGAAGATGTGCGGCGAATCCGGCGGCAGCAGCGCGCGCGACGGGAGAATGTGCCGGTCGCGGTGGTGGCGCTGGTGGGATACACGAACGCAGGGAAGTCGACGCTGTTCAACGCACTGACCAAGGCGGGAGTGTATGCGTCGTCGAAGATGTTTGCGACGCTGGACCCGACACTGCGCGGAGTGATGTTGCCGTCGAAGCGGCAGGTTTTGTTGAGCGACACGGTGGGATTCATTCGGAATTTGCCGACGACGCTGGTATCGGCATTCCGGGCGACGCTGGAAGAAGTCCAGCGGGCGGCGTTGTTGCTGCATGTGGCGGATGCGACGTCCCCGGTGGCGCTGGAGCAGCAGCGGCAGGTGGAAGACGTGCTCGGGGAATTAGAAGTGCAGGATAAGCCGCAGATTCACGTGATGAACAAGATTGACCTGCTGGCGACGTCGAAGCGAGCGGCGCTTATCAACTCGGGCAAAGTTGTGCATGTGTCGGCGAAGAGCGGCCTTGGGATGGAAGCGCTTCTTCATGCGATTGATGAGGCGATCACGGAAGACCCGGTGAAGACGGCGCGGTTGAAGATTCCACAGGCGGATGGGAAGGCGTTGTCGTTGGTGGAGGCGAAGGCGCGGGTGAAGAAGAGGAGCTATCGCGGGAGCAATGTGCATTTAGAGGTCGAGGCGCCGGAGAGTGTTTTGAGGAAGCTCGGGGAGTATGTGGTTTGA
- the hfq gene encoding RNA chaperone Hfq, translated as MENKPAQNIQDSFLNTARKDKTIVTIYLLSGVKLTGRIRSFDKYSVVLDTNNQEQLIFKHAISTVVLPRPAHGADVRHSDAKPVGTTSPATQTTEG; from the coding sequence ATGGAAAACAAGCCCGCACAGAATATCCAGGATTCGTTTCTCAACACAGCCCGCAAGGACAAAACGATTGTCACGATTTACCTGCTTAGCGGCGTGAAGCTGACGGGCAGGATCCGTTCTTTTGACAAGTATTCGGTCGTCCTGGATACCAACAACCAAGAACAACTGATTTTCAAGCACGCGATTTCGACGGTGGTGTTGCCGCGGCCGGCCCATGGCGCGGATGTGCGGCACTCCGATGCGAAGCCGGTAGGCACAACCAGCCCGGCGACCCAAACGACGGAGGGTTAG
- a CDS encoding urate hydroxylase PuuD: MSLAAIFAITPPQLSLDAGPALLLLLIRWAHFIAGITWVGLLYYFVLVSTPVLKTAQPGDRGFVITQLMPKALFWFRWASVVTVFMGMWYWSEIVRSDATNAGVKPGAAMGSFFGIWTLAFILEMGILMSPAEILKKGPVLTVLMTVILFVATYFYIALNQHGWESNRMLAIGVGGGYGWFMMLNVWGLLWRMQKKIVRWTTINVANGTPIPPEAQKAARLSFLVSRINFVLSFPLLLLMAIASHYPLFANVG, translated from the coding sequence ATGTCCCTTGCCGCGATCTTTGCTATCACCCCGCCCCAGTTGAGTTTAGACGCCGGTCCCGCCCTCCTCCTCCTGCTCATCCGATGGGCCCATTTCATCGCCGGCATCACCTGGGTCGGCCTTCTTTATTACTTCGTCCTCGTCAGCACTCCGGTCCTCAAAACCGCCCAGCCCGGTGACCGTGGTTTCGTAATCACTCAACTGATGCCTAAGGCCCTCTTCTGGTTTCGCTGGGCCTCTGTAGTCACCGTCTTCATGGGCATGTGGTACTGGTCGGAAATCGTCCGCAGCGACGCCACCAACGCCGGCGTCAAACCCGGCGCCGCCATGGGCAGCTTCTTCGGCATCTGGACCCTCGCCTTCATCCTCGAAATGGGCATCCTCATGTCCCCCGCCGAAATATTAAAGAAGGGCCCAGTCCTCACCGTCCTCATGACGGTCATCCTCTTCGTCGCAACCTATTTCTATATCGCACTCAACCAGCACGGCTGGGAAAGCAATCGCATGCTCGCCATCGGAGTCGGCGGCGGCTACGGCTGGTTCATGATGCTCAACGTCTGGGGCCTCCTCTGGCGCATGCAAAAGAAAATCGTCCGCTGGACTACGATCAACGTCGCCAACGGCACCCCCATCCCACCCGAAGCCCAAAAAGCCGCGCGCCTCTCGTTCCTCGTCTCGCGCATCAACTTCGTCCTGTCATTCCCACTGCTCCTGCTAATGGCCATCGCCTCGCACTACCCGCTCTTCGCGAACGTGGGGTGA
- a CDS encoding DegT/DnrJ/EryC1/StrS family aminotransferase: MPDTSVTTTRIPMLDLKRQFAAIRDEVYAAMQEVCESQHLVLGEAVQAFERESAVYLGAKAAVGCASGTDALWLALVACDVKPGDSVITTSFSFFATASSIIRCGARPVFVDIHPDTLNLDPGQVEAKLYSAAALNLKAVMPVHLYGQCADMDRFERFGRDHSLKIVEDAAQAFGASWRGRRAGTLGHAAGFSFYPTKNLSAFGDGGLVTTNDNDLAEHVRRLRNHGSRVRYYHEELGWNSRLDSIQAAVLRVKLKYIDQWNARRREIAEFYDKLFVEVGLASPANRGGWAAKEPVRLLCTLTQAHHIYHQYVIRCMRRDDLRQHLSSRGIGSEIYYPVPLHMQECFNYLGYRAGDLPHTELAAKEVLALPIFPEITEEEQHRVVDAIREFYR, encoded by the coding sequence ATGCCCGACACCTCTGTCACCACCACCCGCATCCCCATGCTCGACCTCAAGCGGCAATTCGCGGCCATCCGCGATGAGGTCTATGCAGCGATGCAGGAGGTCTGCGAATCGCAGCACCTGGTGTTGGGCGAGGCCGTCCAGGCCTTCGAACGCGAATCCGCCGTCTACCTCGGCGCCAAAGCCGCCGTCGGATGCGCCTCCGGTACTGACGCCCTCTGGCTCGCCCTCGTCGCCTGCGACGTCAAACCCGGCGATAGCGTCATCACGACTTCGTTCAGCTTCTTCGCCACCGCCAGCTCCATCATCCGCTGCGGCGCGCGCCCGGTGTTCGTTGATATCCACCCCGACACCCTGAACCTCGATCCCGGACAGGTTGAAGCCAAGCTCTACTCTGCCGCGGCCCTGAACCTCAAAGCCGTGATGCCCGTCCATCTCTACGGCCAATGCGCCGACATGGACCGCTTCGAACGCTTCGGCCGCGATCACTCGCTCAAGATTGTCGAAGACGCCGCGCAGGCCTTCGGTGCCAGTTGGCGCGGACGCCGCGCCGGTACCCTCGGCCACGCCGCCGGCTTCAGCTTCTACCCGACCAAAAATCTCAGCGCCTTCGGCGACGGTGGACTCGTCACCACCAACGACAACGATCTCGCCGAACACGTCCGCCGCCTCCGCAACCACGGCAGCCGCGTGCGCTACTACCACGAAGAACTTGGCTGGAACAGCCGCCTCGATTCCATCCAGGCCGCCGTCCTGCGCGTGAAGTTGAAGTACATCGATCAGTGGAACGCGCGCCGTCGCGAGATCGCCGAATTCTACGACAAGCTCTTCGTCGAAGTCGGCCTCGCCTCGCCCGCCAACCGCGGCGGATGGGCCGCGAAAGAACCGGTCCGCCTGCTCTGCACGCTCACCCAGGCCCACCACATCTATCACCAGTACGTAATCCGCTGCATGCGCCGCGACGACCTCCGCCAACACCTAAGCTCCCGCGGCATCGGCAGCGAAATCTATTACCCCGTCCCGCTCCACATGCAGGAGTGCTTCAACTACCTCGGCTACCGCGCCGGCGACCTGCCCCACACCGAACTAGCCGCCAAAGAAGTCTTAGCGCTCCCCATCTTCCCCGAGATCACCGAAGAAGAACAACACCGCGTAGTCGACGCCATCCGCGAGTTCTACCGCTAA
- a CDS encoding cupin domain-containing protein, with translation MPTLIAQPTRITAAGNKPKLIDEYIGRVNSQTSAASVAHMRSPEAWQEPGQTPDFDEFTIVLKGLIRVEHKGGHTDVRAGQAIITHAGEWIRYSTPEPGGAEYIAVCLPAFSPNTVHRDEQ, from the coding sequence ATGCCCACGCTGATCGCCCAACCCACCCGCATCACCGCCGCCGGCAACAAGCCCAAACTCATCGACGAATACATCGGCCGGGTCAACTCGCAAACGAGCGCAGCGAGTGTCGCCCATATGCGCTCCCCCGAAGCCTGGCAGGAGCCCGGCCAAACTCCCGATTTCGACGAATTCACCATCGTCCTCAAAGGCCTCATCCGCGTCGAACACAAAGGCGGTCACACCGACGTCCGTGCCGGCCAGGCGATCATCACCCACGCCGGCGAATGGATCCGCTACTCCACCCCTGAGCCCGGTGGCGCGGAATACATCGCCGTCTGTCTCCCCGCGTTCTCGCCCAACACCGTGCACCGCGACGAACAATGA
- a CDS encoding FAD-dependent oxidoreductase yields MTARYDVAVIGAGVFGAWTAHALRQSGKRVVVVDAYGPANSRASSGGETRITRMAYGDDEIYSRWAFESLPEWRALEQRSGRQLFFETGVLTFSDANTNWVQKSVEVIHKIGGEAELLSHDECRHRYPQIGFKPSEIAVFEPRSGALLARHAINLLVEELIRNGCEYRQQSISSPEDAFRLNAEQYVFACGAWLPKLFPDILGPHITPIRAEIFFLGVPPNTPAFDPPQMPTWIFMGNENWDAYGMPSLENRGFKLAVDLIKQPADPDTMDRQPTAPYVAQMREFVRERFPLLADAPIVETRVCQYENTPTHHYLVDHHPRWENIWLVGGGSGHGFKNGPALGKYVADAITKHAPLEPLLRLP; encoded by the coding sequence ATGACCGCGCGCTACGATGTCGCAGTCATCGGCGCCGGTGTCTTCGGCGCCTGGACCGCCCATGCGCTCCGCCAATCCGGCAAACGCGTCGTCGTAGTCGACGCCTACGGCCCCGCCAACTCCCGCGCCTCCAGCGGTGGCGAAACCCGCATCACCCGCATGGCCTATGGCGACGACGAAATCTACTCCCGCTGGGCCTTCGAATCGCTCCCCGAATGGCGCGCCCTCGAACAGCGCAGCGGTCGTCAACTGTTCTTCGAGACCGGTGTCCTCACCTTCTCCGACGCCAACACGAACTGGGTCCAGAAGAGCGTCGAGGTCATCCACAAAATCGGCGGCGAAGCCGAACTCCTCTCGCACGACGAATGCCGGCATCGCTATCCGCAAATCGGATTCAAGCCATCCGAGATCGCCGTCTTCGAACCGCGTAGCGGTGCGCTCCTCGCTCGTCACGCCATCAATCTTCTCGTCGAAGAACTCATCCGCAACGGTTGCGAATATCGACAACAATCCATCTCTTCGCCCGAAGACGCATTCCGCCTGAACGCCGAGCAGTACGTCTTCGCCTGCGGCGCCTGGCTCCCCAAGCTTTTTCCCGACATCCTCGGCCCGCACATCACACCCATCCGCGCCGAAATCTTCTTCCTCGGCGTTCCCCCGAACACTCCAGCTTTCGATCCGCCACAAATGCCAACGTGGATCTTCATGGGCAACGAAAACTGGGATGCCTACGGCATGCCTAGCCTCGAAAACCGCGGCTTCAAGCTCGCCGTCGATCTCATCAAGCAGCCCGCCGATCCCGACACCATGGATCGCCAGCCCACGGCGCCCTATGTCGCACAAATGCGCGAATTCGTGCGCGAGCGTTTCCCGCTCCTCGCTGACGCGCCCATCGTAGAAACGCGCGTCTGCCAGTACGAAAACACGCCCACTCACCACTATTTAGTTGATCATCATCCGAGGTGGGAAAACATCTGGCTGGTCGGCGGAGGCTCCGGCCACGGCTTCAAGAACGGCCCTGCCCTCGGCAAGTACGTTGCGGATGCAATTACGAAGCACGCGCCACTGGAACCGCTTTTGCGGCTCCCATAA